A single genomic interval of Vogesella indigofera harbors:
- a CDS encoding DUF523 domain-containing protein, whose product MNKPPLLVSACLLGQPVRYDGHGKALPAPELFELSRRYQLLSICPECQGGLPTPRPAAEISGGDGGDVLDGRARVITQTGQDVSCAFIDGARQALDSAIHHGCRQALLKAKSPSCGNRQIYSGHFDQQLQQGSGVTTALLQRHGIHVFNENEVDRLLLTAKQQA is encoded by the coding sequence ATGAACAAGCCGCCACTACTGGTCAGCGCCTGCCTGTTGGGTCAACCGGTGCGCTATGACGGCCACGGCAAGGCCCTGCCGGCACCGGAACTCTTCGAATTGAGTCGTCGCTATCAGCTGCTCAGCATCTGCCCGGAGTGCCAAGGCGGCTTGCCGACACCGCGACCAGCGGCCGAAATCAGTGGCGGCGACGGTGGTGACGTACTCGACGGCCGCGCCCGCGTTATCACACAGACAGGGCAGGATGTCAGCTGCGCATTCATCGACGGCGCGCGCCAGGCACTCGACAGCGCCATCCATCACGGCTGCCGGCAGGCACTGCTCAAGGCCAAAAGCCCGTCCTGCGGCAACCGGCAGATCTATAGCGGCCACTTCGATCAGCAATTGCAGCAAGGCAGCGGCGTAACCACTGCCCTGTTGCAACGGCATGGCATTCACGTATTCAATGAAAACGAGGTGGACAGGCTGCTGCTCACCGCCAAGCAGCAAGCGTAG